In one Carassius carassius chromosome 12, fCarCar2.1, whole genome shotgun sequence genomic region, the following are encoded:
- the LOC132154239 gene encoding crystallin J1C-like yields the protein MALALADRAIGAIIGSAVADAAAQPLHWVYDPQKLSMLLSQSLEPEFRPESANPFYRRNTGQQSCYGDQAFVHLESLSECGDLNVEDLKRRTYKFFGPGSEYDTPVNDPYRDKGAPRPQLPIEGPWRHASLKSFIKNVDSGKAETGCETDNQIDGVAKLAPVVACYAGKPEMLERVEEATRVTQNNDMCVAVTLAAARFLEHFILNGPDPKALDAVLEQLSDPNRKNPQELDKAIIGQIHQVKDNLSKKPKELIPTVFPNTUGLPGAFQAALHGVLTASGYEQAIRDTMSCGGCTCSRSSFIGACIGAQVGLEGMPSSWKSKTLRSNSLLDLAKKVVTLQQL from the exons ATGGCTCTCGCCCTTGCTGACAGGGCTATCGGAGCAATCATTGGATCAGCTGTTGCCGATGCTGCAG CACAACCGCTCCATTGGGTCTATGACCCGCAGAAGCTGAGCATGTTACTCTCTCAAAGTCTTGAGCCTGAGTTCCGGCCTGAGTCTGCAAACCCATTCTACAGGAGGAACACTGGACAGCAGAGCTGCTATGGAGATCAAGCTTTCGTCCACCTGGAGTCCCTGTCTGAGTGTGGAG ATCTGAATGTGGAAGATTTGAAGCGGCGTACCTACAAATTCTTTGGACCTGGATCTGAATATGACACACCAGTCAATGATCCTTACAGAGACAAAGGAG CTCCCAGGCCTCAACTACCTATTGAAGGACCCTGGAGACACGCAAGCCTTAAGAGCTTTATTAAAAATGTGGATTCAGGCAAAGCAGAGACCG GTTGTGAAACTGATAACCAAATAGATGGCGTGGCAAAGTTGGCTCCTGTTGTAGCATGCTATGCTGGAAAGCCAGAGATGTTGGAGAGGGTTGAGGAAGCCACCCGTGTCACGCAAAACAATGACATGTGTGTGGCAGTAACTCTTGCTGCTGCTAG gttcttgGAGCATTTCATCCTGAATGGTCCTGATCCCAAGGCCTTGGATGCAGTGCTGGAACAGCTCAGTGACCCAAACAGGAAAAATCCTCAAGAGTTGGACAAAGCTATAATTG GACAAATTCATCAAGTAAAGGACAATTTGAGCAAAAAACCCAAAGAGCTCATTCCCACTGTGTTTCCAAATACTTGAG GTTTGCCAGGTGCATTCCAGGCAGCGCTGCATGGGGTTCTGACAGCCAGTGGCTATGAGCAGGCTATCCGGGACACCATGAGCTGCGGTGGATGCACCTGTAGCAGGAGCTCCTTTATCGGTGCCTGCATTGGCGCTCAG GTTGGACTTGAAGGAATGCCAAGTTCCTGGAAAAGCAAGACTTTGCGATCCAACTCTTTGTTGGATCTCGCAAAGAAAGTTGTTACTCTCCAACAGCTTTAA
- the LOC132155083 gene encoding endophilin-B1-like isoform X1 translates to MEFNVRRLAADAGTFLSRAVQFTEEKFGQAEKTELDAHLETLLSRVESTKHWTEKIMKQTEVLLQPNPNVRMEEFLYEMLDKKVPMRANNHELLGECMIDSGHEFGPGTAYGSALIKCGETEKMLGSAEKELIQSSAMNFLTPFRNFIEGDFKTILKERKLLQNKRLDLDAAKNRLKKARVADARSAELNSSPPLGEEYVAHFSYMLSFLHVRWLKLGAEEVQQAETELRIAQSEFDRQAEITRLLLEGISSTHAHHLRCLNDFVDAQAAYYAQCYQYMVNLQKQLGSFPSTFSNNNQPSGSSSASISVPTAQPAASLPAPPPSQASPALNELRSTSGTRKARVLYDYDAASSSELSLLADEVITVNSVPGMDTDWLMGQRGNQKGKVPITYLELLN, encoded by the exons ATGGAGTTCAACGTTAGACGACTAGCAGCGGACGCGGGAACTTTCCTCAGTCGTGCTGTACAG TTCACAGAGGAGAAGTTTGGGCAGGCAGAGAAGACTGAGCTGGATGCCCATCTAGAGACCCTTTTGAGTCGGGTAGAATCCACCAAGCACTGGACGGAGAAGATCATGAAACAGACAGAGGTTTTGCTGCAGCCGAACCCTA ATGTCCGGATGGAGGAGTTCTTATACGAGATGCTGGACAAAAAAGTCCCAATGCGTGCCAACAACCACGAGTTACTGGGGGAGTGCATGATCGACTCAGGACACGAGTTTGGACCTGGAACAGCATACG GTAGTGCTCTCATTAAATGTGGGGAGACTGAGAAGATGTTAGGCAGCGCAGAAAAAGAGTTAATTCAGAGCTCCGCCATGAATTTCCTCACTCCCTTTAGGAACTTCATTGAGGGAGATTTTAAAACCATATTG AAAGAACGGAAACTGCTTCAGAATAAGCGTCTAGATCTGGATGCAGCCAAAAACAGACTGAAGAAGGCCAGAGTGGCTGATGCTCGCTCTGCA GAGTTGAACTCAAGCCCTCCGCTGGGAGAGGAGTATGTGGCTCACTTTTCTTACATGCTCAGCTTCTTGCATGTCAGGTGGTTAAAG CTGGGGGCTGAGGAGGTGCAGCAG GCAGAGACTGAACTGAGGATAGCACAGAGTGAGTTTGACCGGCAGGCCGAGATCACCAGACTTCTGCTGGAGGGTATCAGCAGCACTCAT GCTCATCACTTGCGCTGTCTGAATGATTTTGTGGACGCTCAAGCTGCATATTACGCCCAGTGTTACCAGTACATGGTGAATCTGCAGAAACAGCTGGGAAG CTTTCCATCCACATTCTCTAATAACAATCAGCCGTCTGGCAGCTCCTCCGCCAGCATCTCAGTTCCCACGGCACAGCCGGCCGCCTCGCTCCCCGCTCCACCGCCCAGCCAGGCCTCACCCGCACTCAACGAGCTTCGCAGCACCTCAGGCACCCGCAAGGCTCGTGTGCTCTATGACTATGATGCTGCCAGCAGCAGTGAGCTCTCTCTACTCGCTGATGAG GTGATCACCGTGAACAGTGTGCCGGGGATGGACACTGATTGGCTGATGGGGCAAAGGGGGAATCAGAAAGGCAAAGTGCCAATTACCTACTTGGAGCTGCTCAATTAA
- the LOC132155084 gene encoding rho guanine nucleotide exchange factor 4-like isoform X5: protein MGFQDADITVQLISDGSVCAEALWDHVTMDDQELGFKAGDVIEVVDATNKEWWWGRVLDSEGWFPASFVRLRVNQDEPMDEYLAHLDVASEGGGASMGDPLGPGLPCKEQMRANVINEIMSTERDYIKHLKDICEGYIKQCRKRTDMFTEEQLRTIFGNIDELYRFQKKFLKALEKKFNKDNPHLSEIGSCFLEHQTNFQIYSEYCNNHPNACVQISKLMKIKKYVFFFEACRLLQKMIDISLDGFLLTPVQKICKYPLQLAELLKYTNPQHRDYKDVEAALNAMKNVARLINERKRRLENIDKIAQWQSSIEDWEGEDILSRSSDLIFSGDLTKISQPQAKGQQRMFFLFDHQLVFCKKDLLRRDMLYYKGWLDMDQMQVVDVEDGKDKDFNVSVKNALKLCSPGGEEVHLLCAKKPEQKQRWLRAFADEREQVQHDLETGFTITEVQKKQAMLNASKSHPTGKPKAVTKPYYDFLLRQKHPTLPTSLPQQQVIMLAEPKRKTSNFWHNIGRLTPFKK, encoded by the exons ATGGGTTTTCAGGATGCAGACATCACAGTGCAG CTGATCAGTGATGGCAgtgtgtgtgccgaggctctatGGGACCATGTCACCATGGACGACCAAGAGCTGGGCTTCAAAGCTGGAGACGTCATCGAAGTAGTGGACGCCACAAACAAGGAGTGGTGGTGGGGCCGGGTGCTGGACAGCGAGGGCTGGTTCCCCGCCAGCTTCGTTCGG TTACGGGTGAACCAAGATGAGCCCATGGACGAATACTTAGCCCATCTGGACGTTGCCTCGGAAGGGGGTGGGGCCAGCATGGGGGACCCCTTAGGGCCCGGTCTGCCCTGCAAGGAGCAGATGAGAGCCAACGTCATCAATGAGATCATGAGCACAGAGAGGGATTACATCAAACACCTAAAGGACATCTGTGAG GGCTATATAAAACAGTGTCGGAAGAGGACAGACATGTTTACAGAGGAGCAACTGCGCACTATCTTTGGGAACATTGATGAGCTCTATCGCTTCCAGAAGAAGTTCCTCAAAGCCTTGGAGAAGAAATTTAACAAAGACAATCCTCACCTCAGCGAGATTGGCTCCTGCTTCTTAGAGCAC CAAACAAACTTCCAGATCTACTCCGAGTATTGCAACAACCACCCCAATGCCTGCGTGCAGATCTCCAAACTGATGAAGATCAAGAAGTACGTGTTCTTCTTTGAGGCCTGTCGTCTGCTCCAGAAGATGATCGACATTTCCTTGGATGGATTCTTGCTTACTCCTGTTCAGAAGATCTGCAAGTATCCCCTGCAGCTGGCTGAACTGCTGAAGTACACCAACCCACAGCACAG aGATTATAAGGATGTGGAAGCTGCCTTAAACGCAATGAAGAACGTGGCCCGACTGATCAATGAGAGAAAGAGGCGTCTGGAGAATATTGACAAAATTGCTCAGTGGCAGAGCTCCATAGAGGACTGGGAG GGCGAAGACATCTTGAGCAGGAGCTCTGATCTGATTTTCTCAGGAGACCTGACCAAGATCTCCCAGCCACAGGCCAAGGGCCAGCAGCGAATGTTCTTTCTCTTTGACCACCAACTGGTTTTCTGTAAAAAG GATCTGCTTCGGAGGGACATGCTGTACTACAAGGGTTGGTTAGACATGGATCAGATGCAAGTGGTGGATGTAGAGGATGGGAAGGATAAGGACTTTAACGTAAGTGTGAAGAATGCCTTGAAATTATGTTCTCCTGGGGGAGAGGAGGTCCACCTTCTGTGTGCCAAGAAACCCGAGCAGAAGCAGCGCTGGCTGCGAGCCTTTGCAGATGAACGGGAACAGGTCCAGCATGACCTCGAGACAG GTTTTACGATCACAGAGGTCCAGAAGAAGCAGGCCATGCTGAATGCATCTAAAAGTCACCCAACAGGGAAGCCCAAAG CTGTGACCAAGCCCTACTATGACTTCCTGCTGCGTCAGAAGCACCCAACTCTTCCCACCTCCCTGCCCCAGCAGCAGGTCATCATGCTGGCCGAACCCAAACGCAAGACCTCCAATTTCTGGCACAATATCGGACGCTTGACACCgttcaaaaaatga
- the LOC132155083 gene encoding endophilin-B1-like isoform X2 has translation MEFNVRRLAADAGTFLSRAVQFTEEKFGQAEKTELDAHLETLLSRVESTKHWTEKIMKQTEVLLQPNPNVRMEEFLYEMLDKKVPMRANNHELLGECMIDSGHEFGPGTAYGSALIKCGETEKMLGSAEKELIQSSAMNFLTPFRNFIEGDFKTILKERKLLQNKRLDLDAAKNRLKKARVADARSAAETELRIAQSEFDRQAEITRLLLEGISSTHAHHLRCLNDFVDAQAAYYAQCYQYMVNLQKQLGSFPSTFSNNNQPSGSSSASISVPTAQPAASLPAPPPSQASPALNELRSTSGTRKARVLYDYDAASSSELSLLADEVITVNSVPGMDTDWLMGQRGNQKGKVPITYLELLN, from the exons ATGGAGTTCAACGTTAGACGACTAGCAGCGGACGCGGGAACTTTCCTCAGTCGTGCTGTACAG TTCACAGAGGAGAAGTTTGGGCAGGCAGAGAAGACTGAGCTGGATGCCCATCTAGAGACCCTTTTGAGTCGGGTAGAATCCACCAAGCACTGGACGGAGAAGATCATGAAACAGACAGAGGTTTTGCTGCAGCCGAACCCTA ATGTCCGGATGGAGGAGTTCTTATACGAGATGCTGGACAAAAAAGTCCCAATGCGTGCCAACAACCACGAGTTACTGGGGGAGTGCATGATCGACTCAGGACACGAGTTTGGACCTGGAACAGCATACG GTAGTGCTCTCATTAAATGTGGGGAGACTGAGAAGATGTTAGGCAGCGCAGAAAAAGAGTTAATTCAGAGCTCCGCCATGAATTTCCTCACTCCCTTTAGGAACTTCATTGAGGGAGATTTTAAAACCATATTG AAAGAACGGAAACTGCTTCAGAATAAGCGTCTAGATCTGGATGCAGCCAAAAACAGACTGAAGAAGGCCAGAGTGGCTGATGCTCGCTCTGCA GCAGAGACTGAACTGAGGATAGCACAGAGTGAGTTTGACCGGCAGGCCGAGATCACCAGACTTCTGCTGGAGGGTATCAGCAGCACTCAT GCTCATCACTTGCGCTGTCTGAATGATTTTGTGGACGCTCAAGCTGCATATTACGCCCAGTGTTACCAGTACATGGTGAATCTGCAGAAACAGCTGGGAAG CTTTCCATCCACATTCTCTAATAACAATCAGCCGTCTGGCAGCTCCTCCGCCAGCATCTCAGTTCCCACGGCACAGCCGGCCGCCTCGCTCCCCGCTCCACCGCCCAGCCAGGCCTCACCCGCACTCAACGAGCTTCGCAGCACCTCAGGCACCCGCAAGGCTCGTGTGCTCTATGACTATGATGCTGCCAGCAGCAGTGAGCTCTCTCTACTCGCTGATGAG GTGATCACCGTGAACAGTGTGCCGGGGATGGACACTGATTGGCTGATGGGGCAAAGGGGGAATCAGAAAGGCAAAGTGCCAATTACCTACTTGGAGCTGCTCAATTAA